One Leclercia pneumoniae genomic region harbors:
- a CDS encoding tRNA/rRNA methyltransferase, translating to MHLSIVLVAPARAENIGAAARAMKTMGFTDLRIVASEAHLAEGARRVAHGSGEILDNITTYETLEAALHDVSFTVATTARSRSKFHYYATPAELVPLMQEKSQWINRAALVFGREDSGLTNEELALADVLTGVPMVADYPSLNLGQAVMVYCYQLASLMQIPAAPVDQADENQLQALRARVERLLSTLNVADDQKMADWIAQRIGLLEQRDTAMLHRLLHDIEKKLAE from the coding sequence ATGCATTTGTCTATCGTGCTGGTAGCCCCGGCAAGAGCGGAAAATATCGGCGCTGCCGCACGCGCTATGAAGACCATGGGGTTTACCGATCTGCGCATCGTAGCCAGCGAAGCGCACCTGGCAGAGGGTGCCCGTCGCGTTGCCCATGGTTCGGGGGAAATACTCGATAATATAACCACTTACGAAACGCTTGAGGCCGCGCTGCACGATGTTTCCTTTACCGTCGCGACCACCGCTCGCAGCCGTTCAAAATTCCATTACTATGCGACGCCCGCCGAACTGGTGCCGCTGATGCAGGAAAAAAGCCAATGGATAAATCGGGCGGCGCTGGTCTTTGGGCGGGAGGATTCGGGTCTCACTAATGAAGAACTGGCGCTTGCCGATGTGCTGACAGGGGTGCCTATGGTGGCCGATTACCCTTCACTCAATTTGGGTCAGGCGGTGATGGTTTACTGTTATCAATTAGCTTCCCTAATGCAAATTCCCGCAGCGCCTGTCGACCAGGCAGATGAAAATCAACTTCAGGCATTGCGTGCCAGGGTAGAACGTCTTTTATCGACGCTGAATGTGGCAGATGATCAAAAAATGGCTGACTGGATAGCCCAGCGCATTGGCTTGCTTGAGCAACGAGACACGGCAATGTTGCACCGATTGCTGCACGATATTGAAAAAAAACTGGCAGAGTAA
- the thrL gene encoding thr operon leader peptide encodes MKRISITTITTTTIITTGNDAG; translated from the coding sequence ATGAAACGCATCAGCATCACCACCATTACTACAACCACCATCATTACCACAGGTAACGATGCGGGCTGA